Below is a window of bacterium DNA.
CCTCTACCTGGTCTTTAAATGCTATCTCTAATTTTTCTGCAACATTTCTAAAGCCTTTAATTCCTGAGTATTCACCGGCAACAATTTTTCTACCAGTTTCTATCACTTCTGGTTCGCCAAGGCCTAATTCTTCGAAATCATACAATTCGTAATTTCGGGCATCTTTTAATGCTCCGTCAGCGTGGATACCGGATTCATGGGCAAAGGCATTGGCGCCAACGGCGACTTGATTTATTGGGATAGGAACACCAAAGGCTATGGAGGCATATTTAGCGATTTTCCAGGCACAGGATAATTTCACCCGCTCATCTAAAACATATTTATTCTCAAATCCGCGTGATTTTTGTAAGGCTAAGATAACTGAAACTAAGTCAGCATTTCCTGCTCGTTCACCCATACCATTCACACAGACATTAATATAGGCATCTACGCCGCCATCAATAGCCCCCTTTGCGCCAGCAACTGAGCAAGCCGTTGCCATCCCGAGATCATTATGGCAGTGCTGTTCAAGAGGCAGCCCTACCTCTTTAGCTAATAATTTCATTCGTTCATAAATGGTAAATGGATCATCATAACCTAATGTATCACAATATCTTATGCGGTTGGCACCATGCTGTTTTGCCGCCTGAGCAAATTCTATCAGAAATTCATCATCTGTTCTCGAGGCATCTTCAGCATTGACTCCCACGGTCAGAATCCCTTTTTCTTTCGCTCTATCTAAAGCATCCGTCATCATCTGGATAATATTTGGTTTAGTCGAACTTTCTTTGGGAGACCTGACGATTCTATCCCCAAATTTCCCTTTCGTCATTTGCTCTGAGGTAGATATAGAGATATTCAGATGTTTAACTTTTGTATTCTCTACACAGGCATCTATATCTTCAACAATCGCTCGACACCATCCAGATAGAATAATGGGTTTAAGCACACCTATTTCGGCTAATTCAAGATTAGCATTAAGATAGTGAATTTCATGGGGAGTGGCTGGAAATCCAAATTCACTCTGGTAGATTCCCATCTCATTAAGATAGAGATTTAGCATTGTTTTTTCTAATTTAGCCAATCCTAATTTAGCTGTTTGCAC
It encodes the following:
- a CDS encoding homocitrate synthase — translated: MNKIYLIDVTNRDGVQTAKLGLAKLEKTMLNLYLNEMGIYQSEFGFPATPHEIHYLNANLELAEIGVLKPIILSGWCRAIVEDIDACVENTKVKHLNISISTSEQMTKGKFGDRIVRSPKESSTKPNIIQMMTDALDRAKEKGILTVGVNAEDASRTDDEFLIEFAQAAKQHGANRIRYCDTLGYDDPFTIYERMKLLAKEVGLPLEQHCHNDLGMATACSVAGAKGAIDGGVDAYINVCVNGMGERAGNADLVSVILALQKSRGFENKYVLDERVKLSCAWKIAKYASIAFGVPIPINQVAVGANAFAHESGIHADGALKDARNYELYDFEELGLGEPEVIETGRKIVAGEYSGIKGFRNVAEKLEIAFKDQVEANRILDLVRYANVHTQKPLVDSELKFIAKYPEIARKIMTVTP